A genomic window from Verrucomicrobiia bacterium includes:
- the cyoE gene encoding heme o synthase, with the protein MKATYSSIAEAKAAEKSWVAVLCDLTKARLTLLVLLTTLVGFYVGTQGETDYLLMLHAVLGTALLASGAAALNQLLERDFDARMRRTQSRPLPSGRMTPESVLLFGGVCSVAGVIYLALAVNPLTSVLGAVTLLTYLFLYTPLKRVTWLNTAIGAIPGALPPLMGWTAARGELSGGWALFGILAFWQIPHFFAIAWMYRDEYAKAGFVMLPAVDADGSRTGAQAVSHTLALLPMSLLPFLFKLAGPFYLAGALVLGGAYCAFAFHFSRRLTLRSARQLFLSSIIYLPLLLTLLVLDKVK; encoded by the coding sequence ATGAAGGCGACGTATTCGTCCATTGCCGAAGCCAAAGCAGCCGAAAAGAGCTGGGTGGCGGTCCTGTGTGACCTCACCAAAGCGCGGCTGACGCTGTTGGTTTTGCTGACGACGCTGGTGGGTTTCTACGTTGGGACGCAGGGCGAAACGGATTACCTGTTAATGCTGCACGCGGTCCTGGGCACGGCGCTGCTTGCGAGCGGTGCCGCGGCGCTGAATCAACTGCTCGAACGCGACTTTGACGCGCGGATGCGCCGGACCCAGTCCCGTCCGCTGCCCTCGGGCCGGATGACACCCGAATCGGTGCTGCTCTTTGGCGGGGTTTGTTCCGTGGCCGGGGTCATTTACCTCGCGCTTGCTGTTAATCCGCTCACCAGCGTCCTCGGCGCAGTCACCCTGTTGACCTATTTGTTCCTTTACACCCCGCTCAAACGCGTTACGTGGTTGAACACCGCCATCGGCGCCATTCCCGGCGCGCTCCCGCCGTTGATGGGCTGGACCGCGGCCCGAGGTGAACTGAGCGGCGGCTGGGCGTTGTTCGGCATTCTGGCGTTCTGGCAGATTCCCCACTTTTTTGCGATCGCCTGGATGTATCGTGACGAATATGCCAAGGCCGGCTTTGTGATGCTCCCGGCGGTGGACGCCGACGGTTCCCGGACGGGCGCGCAAGCCGTGAGCCACACGCTGGCGCTGCTGCCCATGAGTCTGCTGCCGTTTCTGTTCAAACTGGCCGGGCCGTTTTATCTGGCGGGTGCGTTGGTGCTGGGGGGCGCCTATTGTGCCTTTGCCTTTCATTTTTCGCGCCGCCTGACGCTGCGCAGCGCCAGGCAATTATTTTTAAGCTCCATCATTTACCTGCCACTCCTGCTCACGTTGCTGGTGTTGGACAAGGTGAAATGA
- a CDS encoding COX15/CtaA family protein, which produces MPETKSNLALHRFALLVWLCALGLIAMGGLVTSHGVGMSVPDWPTSYGYNMFALPVSTWLTGGVFQEHTHRLWASAVGVLVVALTRWLGGRRARLPLAIVGGLEIAAGQGLFWLGSEWQGAGHFLSGIGGVVLLAAIVWVRHEPAPRPLPRLGWLAFWLVQLQGLLGGLRVVLDAHVFAGTKLGVWFGVFHGCLGQIFLVLLGVIALLTSRWWSATERSRLRDASPAMGWMLVITTGLVFCQLIMGATMRHQHAGLSIADFPTAHGHWWPDTSPEAVARYNAERVEVLAQNPITAFQINLQMAHRLMALAILFAVTACLVKINQAVPRGHVLRRLAWGWLLLVLTQAGLGAWTIWSNKAADVATLHVVVGAVTLVSGALISIIHFRCCGKRAFLASEAVCGEPARPSAAAQAQLVH; this is translated from the coding sequence ATGCCCGAAACCAAATCCAACCTGGCGTTGCATCGCTTTGCGCTGTTGGTCTGGCTGTGTGCCTTGGGCTTGATCGCCATGGGCGGTCTCGTGACGAGCCATGGCGTCGGAATGTCCGTGCCGGACTGGCCCACCAGCTACGGTTACAACATGTTTGCGCTGCCGGTTTCCACCTGGTTGACCGGCGGCGTGTTTCAAGAGCACACGCACCGGTTGTGGGCATCGGCGGTGGGCGTGTTGGTGGTGGCGCTGACGCGCTGGCTGGGCGGACGGCGCGCCCGGCTGCCGCTGGCCATTGTCGGCGGATTGGAAATCGCTGCCGGTCAAGGATTGTTCTGGCTCGGGTCCGAATGGCAGGGCGCCGGCCACTTTCTTTCCGGCATTGGCGGGGTTGTTTTGCTCGCAGCAATCGTTTGGGTGCGCCACGAACCGGCGCCCCGGCCGCTGCCGCGGCTGGGCTGGCTGGCTTTCTGGCTGGTCCAATTGCAGGGTTTGTTGGGCGGACTACGCGTCGTGCTGGATGCCCACGTGTTTGCGGGCACCAAACTGGGGGTTTGGTTCGGGGTTTTCCACGGATGTCTGGGGCAAATTTTCCTGGTTTTGCTCGGTGTCATCGCGCTGCTGACGAGCCGTTGGTGGTCTGCCACCGAACGTTCGCGGCTCCGCGACGCGAGCCCGGCCATGGGCTGGATGTTGGTGATCACCACGGGCCTGGTCTTTTGCCAGCTCATCATGGGCGCGACGATGCGCCATCAACACGCCGGCCTTTCGATTGCCGATTTTCCGACGGCCCACGGTCATTGGTGGCCGGACACCAGCCCGGAAGCCGTGGCGCGTTACAATGCTGAACGTGTCGAAGTGCTGGCTCAAAACCCCATTACGGCATTTCAGATCAATTTGCAGATGGCGCACCGGCTGATGGCACTGGCCATCCTGTTCGCGGTGACGGCCTGTCTGGTGAAAATCAACCAAGCGGTTCCGCGCGGCCATGTTTTGCGCCGGCTCGCGTGGGGCTGGCTGCTGCTGGTGTTGACGCAGGCCGGTCTGGGCGCGTGGACCATCTGGTCCAACAAGGCGGCGGACGTGGCCACGCTGCACGTGGTGGTGGGCGCCGTGACGCTGGTGAGTGGGGCGCTAATCTCCATCATTCATTTCCGTTGTTGCGGTAAGCGTGCTTTTTTGGCATCTGAGGCGGTCTGCGGCGAACCCGCCAGACCGTCCGCCGCAGCCCAAGCGCAACTGGTCCATTGA
- a CDS encoding carboxypeptidase regulatory-like domain-containing protein has protein sequence MKNLLAALTVVSMACALNAADVTGTVTLKGTPPAEKEITPLKDDPNCGKLVTETPKTAHYIVGAKGELANCVVIIEGVPGGKSSGASAPSVELDQKACNYHPQILAVQTGQKIVVKNSDPVLHNVHTTPTTEGNQELNQAQMPNSADLTFSFPKAENFLRFKCDVHPWMFAYVTVVDHPYFAVTDANGAFKIANVPPGKYKIHVWHRKAGDATQEVEVTDAGGKADFTLEAK, from the coding sequence ATGAAGAACCTGTTGGCTGCATTGACTGTTGTCAGCATGGCGTGCGCCCTGAACGCCGCTGATGTCACTGGAACCGTTACCCTCAAAGGCACCCCGCCGGCGGAAAAGGAAATCACCCCGCTGAAGGACGACCCAAACTGTGGCAAGCTGGTGACCGAAACGCCCAAGACGGCTCACTACATCGTGGGAGCAAAAGGCGAACTCGCCAATTGTGTTGTCATTATCGAAGGCGTTCCCGGCGGCAAATCAAGCGGGGCAAGTGCGCCGTCCGTCGAATTGGACCAAAAAGCGTGCAACTACCACCCGCAGATCCTGGCCGTTCAAACGGGACAAAAGATTGTGGTGAAAAACTCCGACCCGGTGCTGCACAACGTTCATACCACGCCGACCACGGAAGGTAATCAGGAGTTGAATCAGGCCCAGATGCCGAACTCGGCCGATTTGACCTTTTCGTTCCCCAAGGCGGAGAACTTCCTGCGCTTCAAGTGCGACGTGCATCCGTGGATGTTCGCTTACGTGACGGTGGTGGATCATCCGTATTTCGCGGTCACCGACGCAAACGGTGCGTTCAAGATCGCGAATGTGCCACCGGGCAAATACAAGATCCATGTCTGGCACCGCAAAGCCGGCGACGCGACTCAAGAAGTCGAGGTCACTGATGCGGGCGGTAAAGCCGACTTCACGTTGGAAGCCAAGTAA